Proteins encoded together in one Lathyrus oleraceus cultivar Zhongwan6 chromosome 5, CAAS_Psat_ZW6_1.0, whole genome shotgun sequence window:
- the LOC127079461 gene encoding protein ENHANCED DISEASE RESISTANCE 2-like, whose translation MAVGVVDGTSEAIFQTLMALGPSRSEWDFCFSKGSVVEHLDGHTDIIHKQLYSDWLPWGMKRRDLLLRRYWRREDDGTYVILYHSVFHKKCPHQKGYVRACLKSNVC comes from the exons ATGGCTGTTGGTGTGGTAGATGGAACTTCAGAAGCCATTTTCCAGACTCTTATGGCACTTGGTCCTTCAAGATCCGA ATGGGATTTCTGTTTTTCCAAGGGGAGTGTAGTTGAGCACCTAGATGGTCACACCGACATTATTCACAAGCAGCTATATAGTGATTGGTTGCCTTG GGGAATGAAACGAAGAGATCTGTTGCTGCGGCGTTATTGGAGGAGAGAAGATGATGGAACCTATG TTATTCTTTACCATTCCGTGTTTCACAAAAAGTGTCCTCACCAGAAAGGCTATGTCCGTGCCTGCCTTAAAAGTAATGTATGCTGA